A window from Clupea harengus chromosome 14, Ch_v2.0.2, whole genome shotgun sequence encodes these proteins:
- the LOC116223398 gene encoding myosin-10-like, producing the protein MDPRLEELMAAVRQSQEELRVAVAELRKRTSTNPSDEDLEEVEEKLTQGAEGQEVKAMLTAMKEDMQLEAEVYQPHGEVAKTAQVWEALPKMARTNERVFLGEFIDEDDPDVVDDVDYEGDVDDYDDGNADEIDEVENDVHENHVKAKDESGEDDFDSQEVDDLESHRGQLKSLVESKTEKKERAVNAEKEMQAKHDQLLDQLRQLQVGSDSRVAELSSQLKTFEFERAQMVQEETARSLSLCQMECEKRQKKLEVLTKEFYELQSSSEKRVVELQAQVSEQQVKPETYERLEQELDDVTMQAAEMASEEEAERVLFSYGYGANVPTTAKRRLKQSVHLARRVLQLEKQNTHLRRDLEKQNTQTGKVSKELEAANQLIQQAQQPYSYLSETVKQRDCQIEKLKERITSLEEEVSVLKERTLKKAETDSKDVPEHAMLKIKRLYALPEVGDCFPEVTHVELRKLEAKAHLNRQLALNSQELSTGERTEDGADTDVVSSTQREKQREKETYGRVSRRLLNCHPCKFSVVLRPGGRCGDPDVLSCHEAFLDSSTLLWMSGRGRGICGISLGAWLPHHKIAAMLQPDAKLNAKKEKERKRVHDRKGEG; encoded by the coding sequence aTGGATCCAAGATTAGAGGAATTGATGGCCGCCGTCAGGCAGTCGCAGGAAGAGCTGCGGGTAGCCGTTGCAGAACTCCGCAAACGAACATCGACCAACCCATCTGATGAAGACCTAGAGGAGGTCGAGGAGAAGCTGACCCAGGGGGCGGAAGGACAGGAGGTAAAGGCTATGCTTACTGCCATGAAAGAGGACATGCAGCTTGAAGCAGAGGTTTACCAGCCGCATGGAGAGGTGGCTAAGACTGCCCAGGTCTGGGAGGCTCTACCGAAGATGGCCAGGACCAATGAGCGTGTGTTCCTGGGTGAGTTCATCGATGAAGATGACCCTGATGTCGTTGATGATGTCGATTATGAAGGTGATGTCGATGATTATGACGATGGAAATGCCGATGAAATCGATGAGGTTGAAAATGATGTCCATGAAAATCATGTCAAGGCTAAGGATGAGTCTGGGGAAGATGACTTCGACAGCCAAGAGGTAGATGACCTTGAGAGCCACAGAGGTCAGCTGAAGTCTCTCgtggagagcaagacagagaagaaggagagggctGTGAACGCTGAGAAGGAGATGCAGGCCAAACACGACCAGCTGCTGGACCAGCTGAGGCAGCTCCAGGTGGGATCAGACAGTCGTGTGGCAGAGCTGTCGAGCCAGCTGAAGACCTTTGAGTTTGAGCGTGCTCAGATGGTGCAGGAGGAGACGGCCCGCTCCCTCAGCCTGTGtcagatggagtgtgagaaacgCCAGAAGAAACTCGAGGTCCTTACTAAGGAGTTTTATGAGCTGCAGTCGTCATCAGAGAAGCGTGTGGTGGAGCTCCAGGCTCAGGTCAGCGAGCAGCAGGTCAAACCGGAGACCTACGAgaggctggagcaggagctggacgaCGTCACCATGCAAGCTGCAGAGATGGCCAGcgaggaggaggctgagagggTGCTCTTCTCCTACGGCTACGGCGCTAATGTGCCCACCACCGCCAAACGGCGACTCAAGCAGAGTGTTCACCTTGCTAGGAGGGTTCTGCAGCTggagaaacagaacacacacctacgGAGAGACCTGGAAAAGCAGAACACCCAGACTGGCAAAGTGTCCAAAGAGCTGGAGGCAGCCAATCAGCTTATccagcaggcccagcagccCTACAGCTACCTGAGTGAGACGGTGAAGCAGAGAGACTGCCAGATCGAGAAATTGAAGGAGCGCATCACCTCACTGGAGGAGGAAGTCAGTGTGCTGAAGGAGAGGACCCTGAAGAAGGCGGAGACGGATAGCAAAGATGTGCCCGAACACGCCATGCTCAAGATTAAGCGACTCTACGCCCTGCCAGAGGTGGGCGATTGCTTCCCTGAGGTGACGCATGTGGAGCTGAGGAAGCTGGAAGCAAAAGCGCATTTGAATAGGCAGCTTGCCTTAAATAGTCAAGAGTTGTCAactggagagaggacagaagacgGGGCAGACACTGATGTGGTTTCCAGTACACAacgggagaaacagagggaaaaagagacatACGGCAGGGTAAGTAGACGGCTCCTTAACTGCCACCCTTGTAAATTCTCTGTCGTTCTCAGACCAGGAGGGCGCTGTGGAGACCCAGATGTCCTGTCCTGCCATGAAGCCTTTTTGGACTCATCTACCCTGCTGTGGATGTCAGGTCGCGGGAGAGGGATATGTGGCATATCCCTGGGGGcttggctgccacaccacaaaatTGCCGCCATGCTACAACCTGATGCTAAACTGAATGctaaaaaggagaaagagaggaagagagtccatgaccggaagggggaagggtag